The Candidatus Saccharibacteria bacterium genome has a segment encoding these proteins:
- a CDS encoding cation diffusion facilitator family transporter, translated as MAKKQTISQKRAVGTSFAVSVGDVLFNLFVGFITGSAVMFSQALQGLSDLVTAGILFFGVTQSEKAADKQHPLGYGREVFFYVLVAGLFMFVGTGLFSLFLGLQQVIDQQPIDTIWLALVTLSFGLFTNGYSFNLSRKRLGINFLKRRDRTKLVSSSLVETKATLLVDSLGTASALFGLVAIGLYLITGSVIFDGIGAMIVGVSMMVTSALLVYDAKSLIVGRAITPAMQKAIVAACTKLDGVNEVLDLKTLHLGSGKLLIILEIHFVDDLTTNEIEVLSDKIKTAVKKKIPQANTVQVEAETP; from the coding sequence ATGGCAAAAAAACAAACAATTTCACAAAAGCGAGCGGTTGGGACGTCATTTGCTGTAAGTGTTGGTGACGTATTATTTAACCTTTTTGTAGGCTTTATAACTGGTAGTGCGGTTATGTTTTCGCAAGCACTGCAAGGCTTGAGTGATTTAGTAACCGCCGGGATACTTTTTTTTGGCGTAACGCAGTCTGAAAAGGCTGCCGACAAACAACACCCGCTTGGTTACGGCAGGGAAGTGTTTTTTTATGTGTTAGTTGCTGGCCTGTTTATGTTTGTTGGCACTGGCTTGTTTTCGCTGTTTTTAGGCCTACAGCAAGTTATCGACCAGCAGCCGATTGACACCATTTGGCTGGCGCTGGTAACGCTAAGCTTCGGGCTATTTACGAACGGATACTCGTTCAACCTTAGCCGTAAACGACTTGGTATTAATTTTTTGAAACGACGAGACCGAACAAAACTGGTCAGCTCCAGCTTGGTTGAAACAAAAGCCACCTTACTGGTTGATTCGCTCGGCACGGCTTCAGCCCTTTTTGGTCTGGTGGCAATTGGTTTATACCTAATTACAGGGTCAGTTATTTTTGACGGTATTGGCGCCATGATTGTTGGTGTTAGCATGATGGTTACCTCTGCACTTTTAGTATATGACGCCAAAAGCTTAATTGTTGGACGAGCCATAACGCCGGCTATGCAAAAAGCAATTGTAGCTGCCTGTACAAAACTCGACGGCGTAAACGAAGTACTGGACCTAAAAACACTGCACTTAGGCTCTGGCAAGCTATTAATAATCTTAGAAATCCATTTTGTCGACGATTTGACTACGAATGAGATCGAAGTCTTAAGTGACAAAATTAAAACAGCTGTAAAAAAGAAAATTCCACAAGCAAACACCGTACAAGTAGAAGCCGAAACTCCGTAA
- a CDS encoding radical SAM protein: MIEQGSMHAKPEERPNIALSSLGETLTESDYGIEAGVLSLIESEKGIPTEVTRDLSLRAKIIDSCGLTCTFCHNEGTPVAIDNPSGVIAIRGIGGKSSRSSVFSATNMVNFLPGRMEATDPDFIRALSSLRGELGLNELHLTGGEPTLHPSISNLVHAAREQGYKVSMTSNGESGSKRIRELAEAGLRKINFSIFGTTAEELAEVQSDKFIQRKGLAEKKIDALHESIKLAGDNGIKIAANIVMGGPEHAQRIERVIDEFDPRLEIRILPDLSVGLESAVSIYSFLDRREAKPIIRQVEAGSSNTRVKYALPNGRVIVFKQIRPTRLNECDGCKFNNPDDCKEGFYGIRLYVDNLGNYLVGICLQRMDLTTSVNDFLSSDLKDQVLGLRSSEYEAMKKIHTV; this comes from the coding sequence ATGATTGAACAAGGAAGTATGCATGCAAAGCCTGAAGAGAGACCTAATATCGCTTTGTCTTCCTTAGGTGAAACTCTTACTGAAAGCGACTACGGGATTGAAGCCGGAGTTCTTAGCCTGATTGAAAGTGAAAAAGGAATTCCGACAGAAGTGACAAGGGATCTTTCACTTCGCGCAAAAATCATAGATTCCTGTGGCTTAACTTGTACGTTTTGCCACAATGAAGGCACCCCTGTAGCAATCGATAATCCAAGTGGAGTGATTGCAATAAGAGGTATTGGCGGTAAATCAAGTAGATCTTCCGTCTTTAGCGCCACTAATATGGTTAATTTTCTCCCTGGACGGATGGAGGCCACTGACCCAGATTTTATTAGAGCGCTTAGCTCACTTCGTGGAGAGTTAGGACTCAATGAACTGCACTTAACTGGGGGTGAGCCTACTCTTCACCCGAGTATTAGTAATTTGGTGCACGCTGCTCGTGAGCAGGGCTATAAGGTGAGCATGACTTCCAATGGTGAAAGTGGATCAAAACGCATCAGGGAGCTTGCAGAAGCAGGTCTTAGAAAAATAAACTTTAGCATTTTTGGCACCACAGCGGAAGAATTGGCAGAAGTACAGAGTGATAAATTTATTCAGCGAAAGGGGCTTGCTGAAAAAAAAATCGATGCTTTGCATGAGTCAATAAAACTTGCAGGAGATAACGGTATTAAAATCGCAGCCAATATCGTTATGGGCGGCCCTGAGCACGCTCAGCGAATAGAAAGAGTGATCGACGAGTTCGACCCACGATTGGAGATAAGAATCTTACCCGACCTATCGGTAGGCTTAGAGTCTGCAGTCTCAATTTACTCGTTCTTAGACCGTAGAGAAGCCAAGCCAATAATCAGGCAAGTAGAAGCAGGAAGTTCGAATACTCGAGTGAAGTATGCTTTACCAAATGGCAGGGTTATCGTTTTTAAACAGATTAGACCAACGAGATTAAATGAGTGTGATGGTTGCAAATTCAATAACCCTGACGACTGTAAAGAAGGTTTCTACGGGATCAGATTGTATGTAGATAACTTAGGAAATTATTTAGTAGGAATTTGCTTACAGAGAATGGATTTAACAACAAGCGTTAATGATTTTCTTAGTTCAGATTTAAAAGATCAAGTTTTAGGCTTGAGGTCCTCTGAGTACGAAGCAATGAAAAAAATCCATACTGTATAA
- a CDS encoding glycosyltransferase family 1 protein, which produces MKIALVCPYNIYRGGGVQEAVLAHQKELTRRGHEVYIIAPTPKTLPDQPKPNVILLGRSTELNTPFNTMVDVAMITTDRKQLDKILEDYKFDIVHVHEPWIPLLGIQVLARSTSVNVATFHARLPDSVFTSSFERLIKPYQKAAIKNLKALTVVSKESARMIKKVNFLDLPLNHIPNGIDLEVFDVEKTQTEDIYPDKKVILFIGRLEKRKGALLLIQAFERLSKKRDDVVLVISGKGVRDEFLKDYVRKHNIDNVNFLGFVSDERKRSLLKRADIYCSPAMFGESFGIVLLEAMAMGTVTVAGSNPGYQCVLTGDGKASLVDAYQTEELASKLELFLTDEKARKAWLAWAKREVKQYNYPVVVDKIEQLYSELLHE; this is translated from the coding sequence ATGAAGATTGCCTTGGTTTGCCCTTACAACATTTACCGAGGCGGCGGCGTACAAGAAGCGGTGCTTGCGCACCAAAAAGAGCTGACGCGTCGCGGGCATGAGGTGTACATAATTGCACCAACCCCAAAAACCCTACCTGACCAACCAAAACCGAACGTTATACTGCTAGGCCGATCAACAGAACTTAACACTCCGTTTAATACCATGGTCGATGTGGCCATGATAACAACCGACCGCAAACAATTAGACAAAATTTTAGAAGACTACAAGTTCGACATTGTGCATGTACACGAACCATGGATTCCATTATTAGGCATCCAAGTCTTAGCGCGATCTACATCTGTTAATGTAGCGACGTTTCATGCCCGCCTGCCAGACTCTGTTTTTACGTCGTCGTTTGAACGATTGATTAAGCCGTACCAAAAAGCGGCTATAAAAAACCTTAAAGCCTTAACAGTTGTGTCAAAAGAATCCGCCCGCATGATTAAAAAGGTAAATTTTTTGGATCTACCACTTAACCACATACCAAACGGTATTGATTTAGAGGTCTTTGACGTGGAAAAAACGCAGACAGAAGACATCTACCCGGACAAAAAAGTTATTTTATTTATTGGCCGTCTAGAAAAGCGCAAAGGCGCGCTGCTACTCATACAAGCCTTCGAACGCCTGTCAAAGAAGCGAGACGACGTTGTGCTAGTTATTTCCGGCAAAGGTGTGCGCGACGAATTTCTAAAAGACTATGTTCGAAAACACAACATTGATAATGTTAACTTCCTCGGATTTGTTTCTGACGAACGCAAGCGATCGTTATTAAAACGGGCCGACATTTACTGCAGCCCGGCTATGTTTGGTGAAAGCTTTGGAATTGTTCTATTAGAGGCCATGGCCATGGGGACTGTCACAGTAGCTGGCAGCAATCCAGGCTACCAATGTGTGCTGACAGGTGATGGAAAAGCCAGCTTAGTTGATGCTTACCAAACAGAGGAACTAGCCAGTAAATTAGAGTTGTTTCTGACAGATGAAAAAGCCCGTAAAGCGTGGCTTGCGTGGGCAAAACGTGAGGTTAAGCAATATAACTACCCAGTAGTGGTTGATAAAATAGAACAACTATATAGCGAGCTACTCCATGAGTAA
- a CDS encoding alpha/beta fold hydrolase, producing MFSDDPNISEYDFKGLKGRMGHWPAKNTDATRTFVIIYGQHATIERLLPMIGALQNFGDVYIADNPGFGGMDPASKINNYPDLEFYADHLNHFITTHIPDDRTITLLGISFGFQMVTELLSTYPKLTPRVEEVISLVGFVSHKDFSMKKTVEIPLMYGLCNIGRTRLGAKILDALFLNNFFIPVVYKLTKPLNETLKDKNKEETNEYVRESAWLWVVNDTYTHGATAWDFFKTTDLSGYKLPVKGKYLSAPSDHLLNTEQIKASMRTMFKDFESHDLNVHGHAPLDIETEDHVLDILPQAIKDQFESSTNKTAVTD from the coding sequence TTGTTTAGTGACGATCCGAATATTTCTGAATATGATTTTAAAGGTCTTAAAGGGCGCATGGGCCACTGGCCAGCTAAAAACACCGACGCTACACGTACCTTTGTAATTATTTATGGCCAACACGCCACCATTGAACGACTACTGCCTATGATTGGAGCGCTGCAAAACTTTGGTGACGTGTACATTGCCGACAACCCCGGTTTTGGCGGCATGGACCCAGCCAGCAAAATTAATAATTACCCAGACTTAGAGTTTTACGCCGATCACCTGAATCATTTTATTACCACGCATATCCCCGACGACCGCACCATAACCTTGCTGGGGATTTCATTCGGCTTCCAGATGGTCACCGAGCTACTAAGCACCTACCCTAAGCTAACACCGCGCGTAGAAGAAGTAATTAGCCTGGTTGGCTTTGTGTCGCACAAAGACTTTTCTATGAAGAAAACTGTCGAAATACCGCTGATGTACGGACTGTGCAATATTGGACGCACCAGACTTGGCGCAAAAATACTCGACGCCTTGTTTTTAAACAATTTTTTTATCCCCGTAGTATACAAACTTACAAAACCACTCAATGAAACCCTAAAAGACAAAAATAAAGAAGAAACCAACGAATACGTTCGCGAAAGTGCCTGGTTGTGGGTGGTAAATGACACCTACACGCACGGTGCAACCGCCTGGGACTTTTTTAAAACGACGGATTTGTCGGGCTACAAACTACCAGTAAAAGGGAAGTACTTAAGCGCTCCGTCTGACCACCTACTTAATACCGAGCAAATTAAGGCCAGTATGCGAACCATGTTTAAGGATTTTGAAAGTCACGACCTGAATGTCCATGGCCATGCACCTCTAGACATTGAAACCGAAGATCACGTACTGGACATACTGCCGCAAGCAATAAAAGATCAGTTTGAGTCTTCGACAAATAAAACAGCGGTAACCGACTAA